The Nostoc sp. 'Lobaria pulmonaria (5183) cyanobiont' genome window below encodes:
- a CDS encoding Uma2 family endonuclease: MTTLTQDYQITWEKLPDDYKLPDDPVDNINQPVLAAALTESLQLAGKISANALTTTNYGICATLNNKMVIKAPDWAFIAKINVSREEVIRSYTPQLQGDIPVIVMEFVSDTQETEYSIKATYPPGKWFFYERILKVPNYIIFEPDSGSFEMYCLQNTEQYILQEPDENQRYWIAEMNLYLGVWQGTRENRPGKWLRWWDEQGNLLPWGSELAQQEGQRAEQERQRAERLAAQLRAAGIEPEV; the protein is encoded by the coding sequence ATGACAACCCTCACCCAAGACTACCAAATCACTTGGGAAAAACTACCCGATGATTACAAACTCCCCGACGATCCAGTGGACAACATCAACCAACCAGTCTTAGCTGCGGCACTTACAGAAAGCTTACAATTAGCCGGAAAAATTTCAGCTAACGCCCTAACAACAACTAATTACGGCATTTGTGCCACTCTAAACAACAAAATGGTCATTAAAGCTCCTGATTGGGCTTTCATTGCCAAAATTAATGTTAGTAGAGAAGAAGTAATACGCAGTTACACACCTCAATTACAGGGTGACATTCCCGTAATTGTGATGGAATTTGTCTCCGATACACAGGAGACAGAATATTCTATCAAAGCGACATATCCCCCAGGAAAATGGTTTTTCTACGAGCGCATCTTAAAAGTACCAAACTACATTATTTTTGAGCCAGACAGCGGCAGTTTTGAGATGTATTGCTTACAAAACACAGAACAGTATATTTTGCAAGAGCCTGATGAAAATCAACGCTACTGGATAGCAGAAATGAATCTTTACCTTGGGGTGTGGCAAGGTACTCGTGAAAATCGCCCAGGAAAGTGGTTACGGTGGTGGGATGAACAAGGAAACCTTTTGCCTTGGGGTTCTGAGTTAGCTCAACAGGAAGGCCAACGCGCTGAACAAGAACGACAACGCGCTGAACGACTAGCAGCACAATTGCGAGCGGCAGGAATTGAGCCAGAAGTGTGA
- the radA gene encoding DNA repair protein RadA — protein sequence MAKPKTFFTCNECGAESPQWFGKCPACGTYNSLEEQISIQSSVDVPSRGGVSSWQSAQGNGKSHGKPAKARASLTFDQITDRQIARWESGYGELDRVLGGGVVPGSMVLIGGDPGIGKSTLLLQVSNQLAQKYRILYVTGEESGQQVKLRASRLGVSKTLSVVSEEKVEVVDPALPIDPDSIGADLYVLPETDLEEILREIDSLKPNVAVIDSIQTVFFPALTSAPGSVAQVRECTAALMKVAKHEDVTMLIVGHVTKEGAIAGPKVLEHLVDTVLYFEGDRFASHRLLRTVKNRFGATHEIGIFEMVADGLREVSNPSELFLGNRDDPAPGTAIVVACEGTRPIVVELQALVSPTSYPSPRRAGTGVDYNRLVQILAVLEKRVGIPMSKLDSYVASAGGLNVEEPAVDLGIAIAIVASFRDRIVDPGTVLIGEVGLGGQVRSVSQMELRLKEAAKLGFKRAIVPKGTKFPDLNIEILPVSKVIDAIIAAIPHQELTADDLEPDEDE from the coding sequence ATGGCAAAGCCAAAAACTTTTTTCACTTGTAACGAATGTGGAGCAGAATCGCCCCAGTGGTTTGGTAAGTGTCCAGCTTGCGGCACTTACAACTCTCTAGAAGAACAAATTTCTATTCAATCCTCAGTAGATGTGCCCAGTCGGGGGGGAGTGAGTAGTTGGCAATCAGCTCAAGGCAATGGCAAATCTCACGGTAAACCAGCTAAAGCGCGAGCCTCTTTAACATTTGATCAAATTACCGATCGCCAAATTGCCCGTTGGGAGTCTGGTTATGGAGAATTAGATCGAGTGCTTGGAGGTGGGGTTGTCCCTGGCTCTATGGTGCTGATAGGTGGCGATCCAGGTATTGGAAAATCGACTTTATTGTTGCAAGTATCTAATCAATTAGCACAGAAATACCGCATCCTTTACGTAACTGGTGAAGAATCGGGACAGCAGGTAAAATTACGAGCTTCCCGCTTAGGAGTATCAAAAACTCTAAGTGTAGTTAGTGAGGAGAAGGTTGAAGTAGTAGATCCCGCACTTCCTATAGACCCTGACAGTATAGGTGCTGATTTATATGTACTGCCAGAAACAGATTTAGAAGAAATTTTACGGGAAATAGATTCTCTAAAACCAAATGTGGCGGTGATTGATAGTATCCAAACGGTGTTTTTTCCGGCGCTGACTTCTGCACCAGGTTCAGTAGCTCAGGTACGTGAATGTACCGCAGCCTTGATGAAGGTGGCAAAGCACGAAGATGTCACTATGCTGATTGTCGGACACGTTACCAAAGAAGGAGCGATCGCTGGGCCAAAAGTTTTAGAACATTTAGTCGATACAGTGTTGTATTTTGAAGGCGATCGCTTTGCCTCCCATCGGTTATTACGGACAGTCAAAAACCGCTTCGGCGCAACTCACGAAATCGGCATCTTTGAAATGGTGGCAGATGGATTGCGAGAAGTCTCCAACCCCTCAGAGCTATTTTTAGGCAACCGTGACGATCCAGCACCAGGTACGGCAATTGTCGTGGCTTGCGAAGGCACTCGCCCGATTGTTGTAGAATTGCAGGCTTTAGTGAGTCCTACCAGCTACCCTTCCCCTCGGCGGGCTGGAACTGGCGTAGACTACAACCGTCTAGTGCAAATTCTCGCTGTCTTAGAAAAGCGAGTGGGAATTCCGATGTCAAAGTTAGATTCCTACGTTGCTTCTGCGGGTGGGTTAAATGTGGAAGAACCGGCGGTAGATTTAGGAATAGCGATCGCAATTGTAGCTAGTTTCCGCGATCGCATCGTCGATCCCGGTACAGTATTAATCGGTGAAGTTGGGTTAGGTGGACAAGTGCGATCGGTTTCCCAAATGGAACTAAGGTTGAAAGAAGCTGCTAAGTTGGGATTTAAACGAGCGATCGTGCCCAAAGGAACAAAATTCCCTGACTTGAATATTGAGATATTACCAGTATCTAAAGTCATAGATGCAATTATTGCCGCCATCCCCCATCAAGAATTGACAGCCGACGATTTAGAACCCGATGAAGATGAGTAA